The genomic stretch ACTGGATGGCGCCGAACATCGGCCGCCGCTTCCGGATGCGGCGGAATCCCGCCTCGCGCAGCATGCGGACCATCTCCGTCTCCTCCGGCAGGTAGGCCGCCGATTCGGGCAGGTAGTGGTAGGCCGCCCGGTCGGCCAGCAGCCCGCCCACCCGCGGCACCACCTTCTGGAAATACAGGCGGTGCCCCGCCGCGACCAGCGGATTCCCCGGGCGGTCCACCTCCAGCAGGCCCAGGCGCCCGCCCGGCTCGAGCACCCGGGCCAGCTCGGCGAGCACCGGCGGAATCGCCACAAAGTTCCGCAGCGCAAAGCCCGAGACCGCCACCGTGAACGCCCCATCGCGGAACGGCAGCCGCAGGGCATCGCCCTGGACCCATGCCGCTGTCTCACCGGAGCGCGCGGCCGCCTGCTGGAGCATCCCGCGGCTGAAATCGAGCCCGACGGCCAGCGCCCCGCGCGCCCGGCAGAGCTCGACGAAATCGCCCGTGCCGCAGGCCAGGTCGAGCACCACATCGGCCGGGCTTACCGCCAGCCGCTCGACCAGCGCCATCCGCCAGCGCTGGTCCGCCCCGAAGGTCATCAGCCGGTTCACCCGGTCGTACGAGGGCGAAATCCGGTCAAACATCGCGCGGACCGCGCGGGCCTTCTCCTCGGGCGGGGGCAGGTGCGCCATCGGCCGTATTGTCGCAAGCCCGCCCCTACCGCGCAGTCAGCCCCGGCGCTCTGCCCCGCCCCTCGCCTACCC from Tepidiforma thermophila encodes the following:
- a CDS encoding ubiquinone/menaquinone biosynthesis methyltransferase — encoded protein: MAHLPPPEEKARAVRAMFDRISPSYDRVNRLMTFGADQRWRMALVERLAVSPADVVLDLACGTGDFVELCRARGALAVGLDFSRGMLQQAAARSGETAAWVQGDALRLPFRDGAFTVAVSGFALRNFVAIPPVLAELARVLEPGGRLGLLEVDRPGNPLVAAGHRLYFQKVVPRVGGLLADRAAYHYLPESAAYLPEETEMVRMLREAGFRRIRKRRPMFGAIQSITAERR